The following proteins are encoded in a genomic region of Sesamum indicum cultivar Zhongzhi No. 13 linkage group LG8, S_indicum_v1.0, whole genome shotgun sequence:
- the LOC105167453 gene encoding uncharacterized protein LOC105167453 isoform X2, with amino-acid sequence MYRGIPRLRASGSSIMNYLTVAELRRKALNSLSAVQDTFYSTKDIFERHKVVFTISTSIASVATAWAGYTLRHLHESRVEQRLESIEKAMKSTYQIEDPEFKKLVSGTVSIPACVATAGTSLIIGGPPRIRVFEGTGLVPYQ; translated from the exons ATGTATAGAGGTATACCGCGTTTGAGGGCATCGGGCTCCTCGATCATGAACTATCTAACAGTGGCCGAGTTGAGAAGAAAAGCTTTGAACTCGTTATCTGCTGTGCAGGACACTTTTTACTCCACTAAG GATATATTTGAGAGGCACAAGGTGGTGTTTACCATCTCCACTTCCATTGCATCAGTTGCTACAGCATGGGCTg GTTATACTTTACGTCACCTTCATGAATCCAGAGTTGAACAAAGGCTTGAATCAATTGAGAAAGCT ATGAAAAGCACTTATCAAATAGAAGACCCTGAGTTTAAAAAGCTTGTTTCAGGCACTGTTAGTATACCAGCTTGTGTTGCCACTGCTGGGACCAGTTTGATTATAGG TGGCCCTCCAAGAATACGAGTGTTTGAAGGGACTGGACTAGTTCCATACCAGTGA